Part of the Temnothorax longispinosus isolate EJ_2023e chromosome 5, Tlon_JGU_v1, whole genome shotgun sequence genome is shown below.
AGGAGATCGGCAAGAATACCAAAACCAGTCGTTCGCGACGATTATGTGTCTTATCTAGCGATGGGAGGTTTAGCAACGGACCCGACAACCGTTGAAGAAGCCTTAAATCGAACCGACCGAAAGCATTGGTTGGAAGCCAtcgaagaagagaagaagtcACTGATCGAGAACAAGACGTGGGAGTGTTCTACACCACCGAAGAACGGCAGAGTATTGGATACGAAATGGGTGTTTCATACGAAGAAAGACGCATCAGACAAGACAACCCGATATAAGGCCAGGCTGGTGGTGCGTGGCTGCAAACAGACAAAAGGGATTGATTACCAAGAGACATACTCACCAGTAATAAGGTATACATCTATACGTTTTCTTTGTGCCTTAGCTGCCAAGTATGGTCTCAAGATGCACCAAATGGATGTTGTGACCGCATATCTACATGGGGAAATCGATGAAAAGATCTACGTGCAACCACCGCCGGAACTTCAGGATCCAGATCATCAAGGACAAGTTTTGAGATTGATAAAGTCTGTATATGGTCTGAAACAGAGCGGCAGGTTCTGGAACGATAAGGTGGACAAGACGCTAAAAGAGATGGGACTTAAACAGTCAAAGACAGATCCTTGTGTTTATTTCAAACGAGAAGGTAAACTAGTACTCATCTTGAGAATCTACGTGGACGACATGATCGTGCTATCGAACAGCGAAAAACTCCTAAGGACTACGAAGTGACAACTTGCCGAAAAGttcaaaataaagaatttaggaGAAGCCAAGCACCTGATGGGACTTAGAATATCACGAGACGAGAAGCACGGCACTATTTGTTTAGACCAAGAAGACTACGTAGAGGAGATTCTTCATAAATTTGGTATGGACTGTATGGAGGAGTCTAAACCGGTACACACGCCAGAAGACCCAAATCAGAAGCTATCGAAGGAGCAGTGTCCATCCTCAGACGCGGAGCGAGAAGAGATGAGGAAGGTATCCTACCGAGAGGCTGTAGGCAGCCTAATATATGCGAGTCAAGGGACGCGACCGGACATTTCGCATGCCGTAAATATGGTGAGTCGATTTTCCAATGACCCAGGGAGAGCTCACTGGAACGCTGTCAAGCGTATATTCCGTTATCTACGAGGAACCACGGATACAAGATTGCAGTTCAGCAGGGACGGAAATCACACCATCGAAGGCTACGGAGATGCTGATTGGGCCAATGAGACCGACAAGAGACGCTCAGTTACGGgcagtatatttttatttcagggAGGACCAATTTCATGGCAGAGCAAAAAGCAGGGTACTACGGCTCTATCCACGACTGAGGCCAAATACATGGCCTTGTCATCTACGTGTCAGGAGGCGCTGTGGCTTGAATCTCTGGCCTGAGAGATTGATCCAAGTTCAGTGGAGTCTGGAATAACCTTGCACTGTGACAATCGAGGAGCAGTGGAGTTAGCCAAAACTGCAGGTTACCGACCACGCAGCAAACATATTGATGTGAGACATCATTTCATCCGAGAGCACATTGACAGGAAGGACGTCAACCTAAAATACATCCCGACGGAAGAAATGATCGCAGACGGGTTGACCAAGGCATTATTCCGCCCTAAACTGGAGACGTGCAAGAAAAATATGGGACTGATAGAATTAAGAAAACTACCAAAGTAAAAACTCTGGTTTAAGTGGGGGTGTTAGTTTTATGTTCTAAACTCAGAGTTACAAACTTATTCTATGTCTTACATGATACGCGCGCGCTATATAGATTAACCTATTGGtggaaatataaatcattagCATGAGACTTTcacttctatatatttttatgtttccgGACGTTGCTTCCGCCTACTTCTTGCAAGACTTTTCGTATTTCCGTTGAACGTGCAAAACAGCGACTTATTGTATTATCTTTCATCGTAATAAATTAGTTGGAAAAGATATCCTCGATTATTCTGCGCCATCAAATGTTGTACCCAATTATAATctcaaatgaagttgtgcacgttgctagtattctgattatacaatacatttttactttgtagagAGTAGGGAGGTAACATCTACTTCTACACTCAGGGATCTTTTTTGCGGTTAGCGGGGTCGGGGGGGGGGGCTTCGCTGCCGCGGGGGGAGCGCCGTAAGCGGTGGGCGAGGGGGTCGAGGGACGGTGTAAAGGGTCACCGGAGGGGGGGCTATGCGGGGGGAAGAGAAAACTGGGCGAGAGGGGGAGCGCGACGCGAGAGGAACATTTGACGTAAGGTTGGGTGTGGCAGGGCCGTCAACGGGGGTTCGGCGCGGGGCAGGGCCGCCAACGGGGGCTCGTTGCGGGGATTTGGGCATTTTCCGAGGGGGCGCTCGAAGCGGCGCTCGCGCCGTTACCGACCGTTTTGGAGAATCGCGggccaatattttttgtttgttttttttcttcgtcgtcggtcgcgcgcgcgttcgggCGCGTCCGAACTCGTTCGAACTCGTTCGAGGTCGCTCGTCTGGACGTTTCGGGGGTGGGGGGGAGAACGACGCGTTCTAGATGGTTCGTTTCGCGGGGGGTCTCGCGCGcccgtcttcgtcgtcgtcgttttttttttaactctcgGTCCGAAGGTTGTTTCGATCCGCGTCGCGACGGGCAGGATGTGGTTTTCCTGCCCATCCCGACTCATCGAGATCGATGGAGATGACTCGTCTCATCGTTCGATCGATacgtgataatttttttaacgcgcgTTCGAACTCGTTTGCGGTCGCTCTCGTCGTTTCCTccttttgttttgttttgcgGTTTTCCTTCTTTTGTTTTGCGGTTTTCCCGCCCATCCCGACGCGACGTATCGAGATCGAGTGAGATGACTCGTCTCTTCGTTCGATCGATTCGTACGATtcgcgataatttttattcaacgcGCGTTCGAATTCGGCGTCGCGGTCGCTCTCGTCGTTTCCtccttttgtttttcttttatttttcgtcgGAGGATGCCGCGAGCGGTTGTCGTCATTCTGGGTTTTTTCGGAGGACGCGGCGAGCGGTTGTCGTCATTCCGGGAAAAAGCGCGTCCGGCAGGGGTACGTCTTCCGTTGAGACGACGAACGGGGGGGTATAAATTGAACGGGCGCGCGAACGGCGCGGCAAACGGTTTTTTTCTACGAGGATTCTAGAGCGCGGTCGAgagttaatatatttgtaaaaaaatacggTATGGGAACGGACGGACGCTATTGCTTGTCGATGGTGCGTTTGCTTCGCGGCAGAAAAGTCGGATTTCGAAACGTACTCGCTGGCACTGACATGTGGTGTCCCAAGCATTCTAGATCGCATATCAGTAAAAACGAACGCAGGTGGTGTCCCAAGCATTTCAAATTGCATTTCAAATTGCATATCGGTAGAACCGAACACATTTGGAAGGCTTTGGACTCATACGTTAAAACATGTTGGTGTATGGTTCGCGGCAGCGTCCGTAACGTTTACGACGAAGTATCGACGCACGAGTTCTGTTTACAGTGTGGAGGGAATTGTAAAATAGGTTTGTGGGATACTTATGATTACACCGAAACATTAATGTGGGGGGATTGAAGAtggagatttttttattttgatatagaCGTCAGCGGTGCGAATGTAGCGTTGGCGATACGTCCCAGCCGGAACGTCGACGTCTATAGACGTCTAATTGACATCTTATAGATGCCGATTCGACATCTATCAACATCTATAGACGTTGAAAAGATGCTAGCATTCCGGCTGGGGTACTCGCGAATGAACGATCGCCGTTATCCGTCGTCCGAGGAATCGGACGACGAATGGCGCTGTCGCGAGCCCATGCCTAAGTTTTCGTCCGATTCGGACGACGAATTGGCGAGAGTCGAAACACCGTTGTCGAGTGCGCGCGCGTCGGTGGCGAAAGAGGACGCGCGATGGAATCTGGCTACCCATCATCTGCGAAGGGAAATCGGAGCGCGAATCGATCGCGAGCGAAAGTGGATAGAGACGACGGTGGCAAACTCCGTCAGGGCGAGCGATTATACGCGTCGCCTGCCGCTCGAGTATTATCTCTATCACGAGACGGTGTACGGAGGAGAGAGCAGGATACATCGGATTCAAACCACCCGGTTTCGTCGTCTTTTCGACCGAGTGAAGTTCAACGTTCCCGAGGGTGAACCTTTCTGGACGCGATGCGGAAAGAGTGCGACGAGTTGCTTGCCGCAGACGTTCGCGACGCGGACGGGTACCGCGCGTGGAGACGGCGATGCGACGAGTGTCTTCGACTCCTGCGGGAGCAGTGTCGAGTCAAACGCTCCGGGAAGCGAGGAAACACGGGAGCCGTGAGCGCTCTGGTGGCTCTGATAGCGCGATTGGAAGGTTCGAGGGAAGATCTGCGTCGACGATTCGAATGCGCCGTAGGTGCCGGCTTGGACGGAGGGGAAGGTGGTAGCGGCGGCAGCAGCAACAGAGGTTTCTCGTGGATCGAGATCGACGCGGCGTTCCAACGTCGCGTGCTTCCAACGGCGCCGTGACGAACTCGACGTACATCGAGCCTGCGCGATTTCTCGACGACGCGAAGGGCACCGTGCTCGAAAAGGTGCGGGATAATATGACCGAACACGGGTGTCTGAAGGTCAACGTCATATTCAACGGGGAATTCGTAGCGGACGTTAAGACCGACGTGAAGAGTATCGCTACGCGGAACGAACAGCTTGTCCCAGGGTCCGATTTGAGCGAGTGGTGCGATAGGCACATGCGCGACGCGATTCTAACGCGGTTGGAAGAATTTCAGGAACGCGACAgcggatgggcgttgtcgcgAATATTGAACCTAATCGTGAACGTGAACAAGTGTAATCCCATGCGCGTGGGATGTTGGATGAAAATACCGCTGGGTATAAGACTTAAAAAGGCGGTGGTCAACGTGCTGTCGGAGAACGACGcgtgtttcgcgcgcgcggtggtCGCGGCTCTGTACCCCGCCAAGCGCAACGCGGAACGATGCGGCTCGTATCCCGATTACGCGACGGTGCTGAATCTCGACGGGATCGATTTTCCCATAGATCTAAAAAAGATCGGAAAATTCGAACGTCAGAACGACGTATCGATCAGCGTGTTTACAACTCGggaagaaattgaaaagaaagctAAGTTCGGCCGGGGCGCCGACCACAACGCGATCGTGCCTCTGCGGTTGACCGACGATAAGCGGGACAGGCACGTAAATCTGCTGTATCTGCGCGATACGCTGCGCGGCGTCAACAGGGGCCATTTCGCCTGGATAAAGAATCTGTCGCGATTGGTGAATTCGCAATTGACCGCGAAACGGTGCGCGAAGCACGTTTGCGATCGGTaggtaaaagaaataaaatgaaatgaaatgaaatgaaaaaaaaacacgaggAACAAGGAAAAGACGaggcgttattttttttttacatacgcACAGTAATCGTACGTTATTTTTCGCAGATGTCTACACTATTTCTATACGCGCGACAAGTTGGCCGCCCACAGCGTCGACTGCAGCCGAATGAACGACTGCGCCGTCGTTCTCCCGAACGAGAGCGACAAGTGGCTGTCTTTCGACAATTACGACAGAAAGGAGCGACTTCCCTTCGTGGTGTACGCGGATCTGGAGTGTCTTCTCGAACGACGGGAGAGGGAAAACGTCGAGGGGGGCCCGAGAACGGAAAGATACGCTTATCAGCGTCACGTACCGTTCAGCCTGGGCTACTATCTGTGCTGCACCTACGACGATACCGCGTCCGCGTACAGATATCGTCGCGGCGAGGATTGCGTTTCGTGGTTCGTGAACGAGCTTCGCGTTCTCGCGCGTCGcgttaagaataaattttccacCAATATAGCGATGGTGGAACTTACGGAGGACGAGAAAAGCGAATGTCTGTCCTCGCGACTCATTGTCACGTGTGCGGGAAACCGTTTCAACCGGAGGACAAGCGCGTGCGGGATCACTGTCACCTAACCGGACGTTACAGAGGTCCGGCGCATTCTCGTTGCAATCTGAATTATAGAAACGTTTACGTGATTCCCGTGTTCTTTCACAATTTGTCGGGTTACGACGCGCACTTCGTCGTCGAGAAAATCGCGAACGATTTCGAGGGCGGGGTCGATCTGCTGCCGCTCACGAAGGAAAGCTACATATCTTTCTCGAAGACCGTTAAGGAGACGCAGACGGACGGGAAATGGGATCGGTACGTGAAGCTTCGATTCGTGGactcgtataaatttttagcgGCGAGTATCGAAACCCTGGCGTCCTATCTGAACAGGAACAAGCTGAGAATCACGCGTTCGGAGTACGCGGATTTGAGCGCGGAGGATCTCGATCTGCTCACTCGCAAGGGTATGTTTCCGTACGAGTACGTCGACGGCGCGGACAAACTGCGGGATACCGAGCTTCCGCCGCGCGAGGCCTTTTATAGCTCCCTGACCGACGAGACCGCGAGCGAGAGCGACTACGAGCACGCGACGAGGGTTTGGCGACGTTTTCGCGTGCGAGATCTCGGCAAGTACAGCGATCTGTATCTCAAGACCGACGTGCTTCTTCTGGcggatatatttaaaaattttcgggACGCGTGTTCGGCGAGTTACGGGCTCGATCCCGCGCATTACTACACGTTGCCGGGGTACACGTGGAATGCCATGCTGAGGTACACCGGCGTGCGTTTCGAGCTGCTCACCGACATCGACATGGTGTTGTTCGTGGAACGCGGAATACGCGGCGGCCTCAGTCAATGTTCGCTCAGGTACGCGCGAGCCAACAACAGGCACGTACCGACGCACGACTCGTCCCAGCCCACTACGTATCTCATGTATTACGACGTGAACAATCTGTACGGCTGGGCTATGAGCGAATCGTTGCCCTACGCGAATTTCCAGTGGCTCGACGATCCTGAGAATTTCGACGCGACGACCGTGCCGACGGACAGCGACGTCGGTTACATTTTGGAGGTGGATCTCGAGTACCCGCGAGACCTGCACGACGCCCACGCGGATCTGCCGTTGTGCCCGACGCGCGACAAACCGCCCGGCAAGCGACAGGAAGAACTGCTCGCCA
Proteins encoded:
- the LOC139813459 gene encoding uncharacterized protein; translated protein: MGLRISRDEKHGTICLDQEDYVEEILHKFGMDCMEESKPVHTPEDPNQKLSKEQCPSSDAEREEMRKVSYREAVGSLIYASQGTRPDISHAVNMVSRFSNDPGRAHWNAVKRIFRYLRGTTDTRLQFSRDGNHTIEGYGDADWANETDKRRSVTGSIFLFQGGPISWQSKKQGTTALSTTEAKYMALSSTCQEALWLESLA
- the LOC139813460 gene encoding uncharacterized protein; protein product: MTEHGCLKVNVIFNGEFVADVKTDVKSIATRNEQLVPGSDLSEWCDRHMRDAILTRLEEFQERDSGWALSRILNLIVNVNKCNPMRVGCWMKIPLGIRLKKAVVNVLSENDACFARAVVAALYPAKRNAERCGSYPDYATVLNLDGIDFPIDLKKIGKFERQNDVSISVFTTREEIEKKAKFGRGADHNAIVPLRLTDDKRDRHVNLLYLRDTLRGVNRGHFAWIKNLSRLVNSQLTAKRCAKHVCDRCLHYFYTRDKLAAHSVDCSRMNDCAVVLPNESDKWLSFDNYDRKERLPFVVYADLECLLERRERENVEGGPRTERYAYQRHVPFSLGYYLCCTYDDTASAYRYRRGEDCVSCDGGTYGGREKRMSVLATHCHVCGKPFQPEDKRVRDHCHLTGRYRGPAHSRCNLNYRNVYVIPVFFHNLSGYDAHFVVEKIANDFEGGVDLLPLTKESYISFSKTVKETQTDGKWDRYVKLRFVDSYKFLAASIETLASYLNRNKLRITRSEYADLSAEDLDLLTRKGMFPYEYVDGADKLRDTELPPREAFYSSLTDETASESDYEHATRVWRRFRVRDLGKYSDLYLKTDVLLLADIFKNFRDACSASYGLDPAHYYTLPGYTWNAMLRYTGVRFELLTDIDMVLFVERGIRGGLSQCSLRYARANNRHVPTHDSSQPTTYLMYYDVNNLYGWAMSESLPYANFQWLDDPENFDATTVPTDSDVGYILEVDLEYPRDLHDAHADLPLCPTRDKPPGKRQEELLATLYDKSRYVTHYRNLQQCLRLGMRLTRVRRVLRFAQSP